From one Triticum urartu cultivar G1812 chromosome 3, Tu2.1, whole genome shotgun sequence genomic stretch:
- the LOC125547385 gene encoding ankyrin repeat-containing protein At5g02620-like — protein sequence MVHALPRIPLRNLLRQPTDEKRHRAFVVMPTPTANGRYQFDSFHPRRLLVLELTRLHSVADKAAMGEFLCKPRSRGRSEVKAELDLANDGGDKVEVIEEKYIQDLLARAALTDERIVETPMELNLHLRATDGAISIVRDPVKHELTKHIGVDAFYVRAGVQGQLQLNQATLQQDKYEFNALHHAIRNGHEDLALELIEKEPALSQALTNFNESPMFIAVMRDFPRVFKRLLEIPDSAHGGKNSRNALHAAARNGNSDIAKKIMGKRPWLATEADEAENTPTMLAVIYAKVGVLRVLLEHDSSLGYEISKKGNPLLCVAAFRGHVNVATELLHHCPDAPYRNTRGNMFTCLHEAVQQDHMEFVEFILEAETTQLRKVVNMQDIDGKTALHHAVQKCNPKMVAALLSRKDIDKTVIDKFSGSAVRELSNNMHHVKTVNWNEVIMRMSEADPHDATALHNLYVEAKQLAIYESRKNVKSLTKTYTTNTSLVAILITTITFAAAFTLPGGYSSARDSEGLPVMTRRLHLWHS from the exons ATGGTCCACGCTCTACCTCGCATCCCCCTGCGGAACCTCCTGCGCCAGCCAACCGACGAGAAGCGCCACCGGGCCTTTGTTGTAATGCCCACCCCCACCGCCAACGGCAGGTATCAGTTCGATTCTTTCCATCCTAGGCGCCTATTGGTCCTTGAGCTCACGCGCCTTCATTCAGTTGCAGATAAGGCAGCAATGGGGGAGTTCCTCTGCAAGCCCCGCTCCCGCGGCCGCTCCG AGGTCAAGGCGGAGCTGGATCTAGCGAATGACGGTGGTGATAAAGTGGAAGTGATTGAG GAAAAGTATATCCAGGATCTTCTTGCCCGTGCTGCTCTTACTGACGAGCGCATTGTTgagactcctatggagctcaatCTTCACCTCCGTGCTACTGATG GTGCTATTAGCATTGTGCGCGATCctgtgaagcatgagctcaccaagcatattggtgttgatgcTTTCTATGTGCGCGCTGGTGTGCAAGGTCAA CTACAACTGAACCAGGCCACCTTGCAACAAGACAAGTATGAATTTAATGCACTGCACCATGCTATTCGCAACGGTCACGAGGATCTTGCGCTGGAGTTGATAGAAAAAGAGCCTGCGCTGTCGCAAGCACTGACCAATTTCAATGAGTCGCCCATGTTCATCGCCGTGATGAGAGATTTTCCGCGAGTTTTCAAGAGGCTGCTGGAAATTCCTGATTCTGCTCATGGGGGAAAGAATAGCCGCAATGCTCTGCATGCTGCGGCAAGGAACGGGAATTCAG ACATTGCTAAAAAAATTATGGGGAAACGGCCTTGGCTAGCCACAGAAGCTGATGAGGCGGAGAATACTCCAACAATGCTGGCTGTGATTTATGCCAAGGTTGGCGTACTGCGAGTATTGCTGGAACATGATTCTTCTTTAGGATACGAAATAAGCAAAAAGGGTAATCCGCTCCTTTGCGTTGCCGCATTTCGAGGCCATGTTAATGTTGCCACAGAGCTTCTTCATCATTGTCCAGATGCTCCTTACCGCAATACACGTGGAAATATGTTTACATGCCTTCATGAAGCTGTACAGCAAGATCATATGGAATTCGTCGAATTTATCCTGGAAGCAGAGACAACACAACTCCGGAAAGTCGTCAACATGCAAGACATTGATGGAAAAACCGCTCTACATCACGCGGTCCAGAAGTGCAATCCTAAGATGGTTGCTGCTTTACTGTCCCGCAAGGATATAGACAAGACAGTGATTGACAAATTTTCTGGTTCAGCAGTCCGGGAACTGTCGAACAACATGCATCATGTCAAGACTGTGAACTGG AACGAAGTAATCATGCGTATGTCGGAAGCTGATCCACATGATGCTACCGCTCTTCATAACCTCTACGTGGAAGCCAAGCAACTGGCAATTTATGAATCAAGGAAGAATGTGAAGTCACTAACTAAAACATACACAACCAATACCTCATTAGTGGCGATCCTCATTACGACAATCACCTTTGCCGCTGCTTTCACTCTGCCTGGAGGATATAGCAGTGCTCGTGATAGCGAGGGGCTTCCTGTCATGACTCGAAGGTTGCATTTATGGCATTCTTGA
- the LOC125546344 gene encoding uncharacterized protein C24B11.05-like, whose amino-acid sequence MGHEGAKYGDDGRPTCDCLLFDLDDTLYPVGSGIGLDVMKNIQEYMVEKLGIDKSISHELCILLYKQYGTTMAGLRAVGYQFDYDDFHGFVHGRLAYEKLKPDPVLRNILLSLPIRKLVFTNGDRLHASRAMKRLGIEDCFEGVLCFETLNPPPPTPAPASKVEIFDIMKHLAHPEPGVELPRSPILCKPNIDAMLHALKLADINPQTTIFFDDSVRNIQAGKQIGMHTVLVGTSEKIKGADHALESLHNMKEAFPELWEEAVKDEDVRKSSKVGIETSVIA is encoded by the exons ATGGGCCACGAGGGAGCCAAGTACGGCGACGACGGCCGCCCCACCTGCGACTGCCTCCTCTTCG ACCTTGATGACACGCTCTACCCGGTGGGATCAGGCATCGGCCTCGACGTCATGAAGAACATCCAAG AATACATGGTCGAGAAGCTCGGCATCGACAAGAGCATCAGCCACGAGCTCTGCATCCTGCTGTACAAGCAGTACGGAACCACCATGGCCGGTCTGCGG GCTGTCGGGTACCAGTTCGACTACGATGATTTCCACGG CTTTGTTCATGGAAGGTTGGCCTACGAAAAGCTCAAGCCTGACCCTGTGCTCAGGAACATCCTTCTGAGCCTACCAATCCGCAAACTC GTGTTCACGAATGGTGACAGGCTCCATGCTTCGAGGGCCATGAAGAGGCTTGGGATCGAGGACTGCTTTGAGGGAGTTCTGTGCTTTGAGACATTGAACCCGCCACCGCCCACTCCTGCGCCAGCCAGCAAAGTTGAGATCTTTGATATAATGAAGCACCTGGCTCATCCGGAGCCTGGGGTTGAGCTGCCAAGGTCACCAATCCTGTGCAAACCGAATATAGATGCAATGCTGCATGCCCTCAAGCTTGCCGACATCAATCCTCAGACTACT ATATTTTTTGATGACAGCGTCAGGAACATCCAGGCCGGGAAGCAAATCGGAATGCACACTGTCCTG GTTGGAACTTCTGAAAAGATTAAAGGTGCTGACCATGCCTTGGAAAGCCTCCACAACATGAAGGAAGCGTTTCCAGAACTGTGGGAGGAGGCTGTGAAGGATGAGGACGTCAGGAAATCGAGCAAAGTTGGAATCGAGACATCGGTGATCGCTTAA